The genomic DNA TAATCGAAGGGTTGTTATATTATCTCGTCAAGATACTCTGTAAGATCGCATCTATTGTGCGGATGGACTGACCCTTTGTGGTTATTTTTGTGCAGTTCCTGTTTGGAAACTCTCTATACGGTTGATGATTATCTTCTGTAGAGTAATTACTTCATAAGGAAAAAAAACAGTAGGCTTGAAGGTGTCAGGTATGCCACGAAGCTTTCTAAAATTTCATTGCAGATGGGTCTAGGGATTTTTTACTGAAACGTCCGTATTCTGTCTATACCCTACTTTAAGTCAGGAAAGCTTGTACGAGAGCATATAGGCAAGGTGTGATGACTCTGGTTCTTTCAGTCTATTTTATGCTCAGTCTATTTTATGCTTAAGACTAGAACCTTCAACCCAGATTGACTTCGTTGGCCTATTGGGTTATGAGAAAAGCATCACAAAGGAAAGGAGGAATGCGTGCCTAAAGTAATTGAAGGAGTATACTTCGTTCCAGGCAAAGACGAAATGATACCGGATGCTCACACTTATATCATCGGATATCCAACTTCGAAAGATCTTTGTCTCATTGATCCGGGCCTTATAGGTAAAGCGAAGTATAAACTTGATTCCATTAGAAAGATGGGAGTCGCGCTCGAAGATATAAAGAGGATAATCTTGACCCATACCCATTTCGACCATTTAAGTGCTATAACTGAGATTAAAGAAAAAATTCCATGGGCTGAGCTTTGGGTTCATGAAATAGAAAGTGAGCTTATGGAACAAGGGGACGAGCGATTAATTTACGGCATGGAAATGTTTAGGCAGATGTGTCAGGCACAGTACGGGATAAAAGAGGGTGCCTTCCGCATGAAGATCCATAAGAAACTTAAGGAGGGAGAAGTCTTAAATATCGGTGGGATGTCTTGGCAAGTACTTCACATCCCTGGTCATTCGGCAGGTAGTATCGGCCTATATTGTCCCTCTCAAAGGGTTCTAATTTCTGGAGATGTGATCTATGCTGACTATGCCATCGGTCGTTTCGATCTCTTCAGTGCAGATAGACATGCCTTACATGAGTCGCTTAGGCGTCTTTCGAAACTTGACGTGGATATTCTCCTTCCCGGTCACAACCGCATTGTGACGAATCCACCTTCCGGCTATATAAAAGCAACTTTAGCTCAATGGGAGCCCTACCTTCTCTAAGAAGATGATCAATCCTCGAACTTTTCATTTTTTCTTCCTATTTTTTCTGTTCCTTTTCTTTGTTTCTGAATCCCGCCCTTCTTTTAGCCAGGCTGAGCAAGAGATATGGTATCACACAGGGTATCCTGGAGGAATTGTCGGGCCTAGGCAAGGAATGTCTGCGTTGATGGGACCTACAAAGATGCCTCTCATTTTTGAAGCGATTTTGCGAAATCGGCTTGTAAGACCCGAGCAAATTCACACCGATCATCCTCAAGTTATAGGAAGAAAACCACCTGCACCGCCAATCGACCTCGAAAGTCTGCGCGAAGTTCACACAGATCGATATTTAAAAGCTCTTTTTACTGGAGACCCCTTTCATCTTGCCACCTCCCAGGGTCTTCCAGTCTGGAACGAAAACATTGCAAGGGGTTGGCTTTTAAACGTAGGTGGACTTTATGAGGCTGCCCGGACTGCCCTAAAAAAGAGAACCATCACTGCTAATTTAGGCCACGGCTACCACCACGCGACTATCAACAGGGGTGGAGGTTTTTGCACAATTAACGGCCTAGTAGTTGTGGCCAGAAAACTAATCCGAGAGGGAGATGCGAAAAAAGTAATGATCCTCGATCTCGATCACCATGAAGGGGACGGTACGGCGGAGTGTATCATCGGCGATCCGGAGATATGGAATGTTACAATATTCGGAAGTCACATGGGAGGACCTCCGGCTTCGACAAACAATCACGTTATTCAAGTTCAGCATTCGGCCTTCGAGGTCGGAAAACAAAGGGATACACATTACCTTGCCGTGATCGCAAAGATAGTACCCGAATTGATTCTACTTCAGAAACCAGATATTGTCCTTTACCAGGCAGGGATGGATCCTTTCGATTGTGCATCCATAACAAAGAAAGCCCTCGAACTTAGGGATGCCTTTGTTTTTGCCCTATGTCGATCTTTGGGCATTCCCGTCACATGGGTGCTCGCTGGAGGATATGCCGATTTGGATACCTTGATTGCCCTTCATACAGGGACAGTTCGGATGGCGAATGAAGTACTCCGGAAAGTAGAGCCAGGATATAGATTAGAGCACCAGCTTACAAATCCTTATTCTTGGACCGAAAAAAGAGGGGTAGTATATTTTCCTTCCTGGTCCTCTATTCTCAAAGGAAAGATGGACATCAGAAAACGGTTTGTCATAAGCGAAGAGGAAGCAAAGGAATGGAAAAAAAGAAGGACAGAACTACTAAAAAGCGAAAGATTGCCAGATGGAGAAATCGAGTTAGCCTATAGAAGACTTTGGTATTCAAATCCCCTTCCCTGAAGGAAAAGGTTATTCGATGTATCTTTACAAACATTCTGCCAGATCTTTTTTTGCGTACGAAAAATGCGTTCTAGGGAAGATCGACCGGTTGGGGGCCTCGAATCTAGAGTAAGGGAGCTTTTTTATTAAACGTTGTGGACTTTAGCTCCGAATAGATAAGGACAGAAAATGGCCAAGAAAAACTGCTGGAAAATAAAGTCTTCTTCGGTGTAAGCTATCACCTAGTAGATCTTGAATGTTTTTTTCTACTTCGGGTAAAGAAATCCAAGATCTGCAAAGCTCCAAAACCCATAGCAATAGGAGGGAAGTATGAAGACTATTAAGCATTTGCTTTTTGCGAGTCTTTGTCTTTTGGTGTTAAATGCGTGCGAGACCGTTCGGCCAACATCCCAGCGCACTTACGAGGGTGGGGCTGTGGGAGCGGTACTAGGTGGAATAGCCGGCGCCTTGCTTGATAGAGAGAATCCGTGGCGGGGTGGGGTAATAGGCGGTGCACTTGGAGCTGTTGCGGGAGCTACAATCACTGAGATATCTGCGAGGGCTGCAAAAGAAGCACACGCATCGGGAAGACCTGTTGAATACAGAACAGAGGATGGTAGAACAATCTACAGGGCTGATCCCGTAGGATACGACGCATCGACCAAATGTACAAAGATACAGGAGAGAATTTGGCAGGATGGTAAGTTAGTAAAAGAAGAGATAAAAGAGGTGTGCGAGGGGACAAAATACGAAAGACGGTATTAATTTGGGTTAATTGGCAGATTCCAGAAGTATATAAGGAATTCTAGTCTTTTAGCTTCTCTTCTTCCTGGTCTACTCTACGTATTATCCAATAGAGATCCAGAGCCTTGTCCTGATCAAGGCTCTTCAAAATTTCGTATTGTTTTAGAGCAGAGATTTTATCACCTAATGACAGATATGCTAAGCCCAGATTGTAATAGGCCTCGGCAAAGTCAGGTTTCAAGAGTATTGCGGTTTTGTA from Thermodesulfobacteriota bacterium includes the following:
- a CDS encoding MBL fold metallo-hydrolase, whose product is MPKVIEGVYFVPGKDEMIPDAHTYIIGYPTSKDLCLIDPGLIGKAKYKLDSIRKMGVALEDIKRIILTHTHFDHLSAITEIKEKIPWAELWVHEIESELMEQGDERLIYGMEMFRQMCQAQYGIKEGAFRMKIHKKLKEGEVLNIGGMSWQVLHIPGHSAGSIGLYCPSQRVLISGDVIYADYAIGRFDLFSADRHALHESLRRLSKLDVDILLPGHNRIVTNPPSGYIKATLAQWEPYLL
- a CDS encoding glycine zipper 2TM domain-containing protein; protein product: MKTIKHLLFASLCLLVLNACETVRPTSQRTYEGGAVGAVLGGIAGALLDRENPWRGGVIGGALGAVAGATITEISARAAKEAHASGRPVEYRTEDGRTIYRADPVGYDASTKCTKIQERIWQDGKLVKEEIKEVCEGTKYERRY